A single window of Tamandua tetradactyla isolate mTamTet1 chromosome 25, mTamTet1.pri, whole genome shotgun sequence DNA harbors:
- the TNFAIP3 gene encoding tumor necrosis factor alpha-induced protein 3 isoform X3, whose amino-acid sequence MAEPVLPQALYLSNMRKAVKIRERTPEDILKPTNGIIHHFKSMHRYTLEMFRMGQFCPQFREMIHKALIDRNFQGALESQRKLNWCREVRKLVALKTNGDGNCLMHAVSQYLWGVQDADLVLRKALFHTLKETDTRNFKFRWQLESLKSQEFVETGLCYDTRNWSEEWDNLVKMASADRPAARGGLQYNSLEEIHIFVLSNILRRPIIVLSADKMLRSLESGSNFAPVKVGGIYLPLHWPAQDCYRYPIVLGYHNQHFVPLVTLRDSGPEIRAVPLVNRDRGRFEDFKVHFLTDPENEMKEKLLKEYLMVLGIPVQGWDHGTTHLINAAKLDEANLPKEINLVDDYFELVQHEYKKWQENGERGRREAHTQSSLEPPVPQLSLMDVKCETPNCPFFMSVNTQPLCHECAERWQKRQSKPREQHSQPGPEALPVLAPEASWEEGREPFGWGSEELAGGPRSAPPTAPSLFLFSETTAMKCKSPGCPFTLNVQHNGFCERCHHARQLGTGHHTDPALHLDPGKCRACLQDATRTFNGICSACFKRTTTELAPNPSSGIPSSCHQRSKSDPSQLPVQSLVPPGCLAQAARTPEDRAGTSKCRKAGCMYFGTPENKGFCTLCFIEYRENKHLLAASGKASSTASRFQNAVPCLGRECGTLGSTMFEGYCQKCFIEAQSKRFHEAKRTEEQLRSSQLRDAPRAPASTSRPKCARSSCKNILACRGEELCMECQHLGQRGVPGTCRAEPLPEEPPKQRCRAPACDHFGNTKCNGYCNECFQFKQMYG is encoded by the exons ATGGCTGAACCAGTTCTTCCTCAGGCTTTGTATTTGAGCAATATGCGGAAAGCTGTGAAGATAAGAGAGAGGACTCCAGAGGATATTTTAAAACCTACCAATGGGATAATTCACCATTTTAAGTCCATGCACCGATACACCCTGGAAATGTTCAGGATGGGCCAGTTTTGTCCCCAGTTTCGAGAGATGATCCACAAAGCTCTCATCGACAGAAACTTCCAAGGTGCCCTGGAAAGCCAGAGGAAGCTCAACTGGTGTCGAGAAGTCAGGAAGCTGGTGGCGCTGAAAACGAACG GTGATGGGAACTGCCTCATGCATGCGGTCTCTCAGTACCTGTGGGGCGTCCAGGACGCGGACCTGGTGCTCAGGAAGGCTCTCTTCCACACCCTCAAGGAGACCGACACGCGCAACTTTAAATTCCGCTGGCAGCTGGAGTCGCTGAAATCCCAGGAATTCGTGGAGACGGGGCTCTGCTATGACACCCGG AACTGGAGCGAGGAGTGGGACAACCTCGTCAAAATGGCCTCTGCGGACCGGCCAGCTGCGCGCGGCGGGCTGCAGTATAACTCCCTGGAAGAAATACACATATTCGTCCTTTCCAACATCCTTAGGCGGCCCATCATTGTCCTTTCAG cAGACAAAATGCTGCGAAGTTTGGAGTCGGGTTCAAATTTTGCGCCCGTGAAGGTGGGCGGGATCTACCTGCCCCTCCACTGGCCGGCACAGGATTGCTACCGGTACCCCATCGTTCTCGGCTACCACAACCAGCACTTCGTCCCCCTGGTGACGCTGAGGGACAGTGGGCCAG AAATCCGAGCTGTTCCACTTGTTAACAGAGACCGAGGAAGATTTGAAGACTTCAAAGTTCACTTTTTGACCGATCCTGAaaatgagatgaaggaaaagCTATTAAAAGAATACTTGATGGTTCTAGGAATCCCGGTCCAAGGCTGGGATCATGGCACAACTCACTTGATTAACGCTGCAAA GTTGGACGAAGCTAACCTACCCAAAGAAATAAATCTGGTGGACGATTACTTTGAACTTGTTCAGCACGAGTACAAAAAGTGGCAGGAAAACGGTGAGCGGGGACGGAGAGAGGCGCACACCCAGAGCTCCCTAGAACCTCCCGTCCCCCAGCTCTCTCTCATGGATGTGAAATGCGAGACGCCAAACTGTCCTTTCTTCATGTCGGTGAACACACAGCCTCTGTGCCACGAGTGCGCCGAGAGATGGCAGAAGCGCCAAAGCAAGCCCCGCGAGCAGCACTCGCAGCCGGGCCCGGAGGCACTGCCCGTCCTGGCACCCGAGGCCTCCTGGGAGGAGGGACGTGAGCCCTTCGGCTGGGGCTCGGAGGAGCTGGCTGGGGGGCCCCGCTCGGCGCCCCCAACCGCACCCAGCCTCTTCCTGTTCAGTGAGACGACCGCCATGAAGTGCAAGAGCCCCGGCTGCCCCTTCACGCTCAACGTCCAGCACAACGGCTTCTGCGAGCGCTGCCACCATGCCCGGCAGCTGGGCACCGGCCACCACACGGACCCCGCCCTGCACCTTGATCCTGGCAAGTGCCGCGCGTGCCTCCAAGACGCTACCAGGACGTTTAATGGGATCTGCAGCGCTTGCTTCAAAAGGACTACGACAGAGCTCGCCCCCAACCCCAGCTCAGGCATCCCCTCTTCCTGCCACCAGCGATCCAAGTCGGACCCCTCCCAGCTGCCCGTCCAGAGCCTCGTCCCTCCTGGCTGCCTCGCGCAGGCCGCACGGACTCCCGAAGACAGGGCGGGCACGAGCAAGTGCAGGAAGGCCGgctgcatgtattttgggactCCGGAAAATAAGGGCTTCTGCACGCTGTGTTTCATCGAGTACAGAGAAAACAAAC ATCTCCTTGCTGCCTCTGGGAAAGCCAGTTCCACAGCCTCCAGGTTCCAGAACGCTGTTCCCTGCCTGGGCAGAGAGTGCGGTACCCTGGGGAGCACCATGTTTGAAGGCTACTGTCAGAAGTGTTTCATTGAAGCTCAGAGCAAGCGATTTCACGAGGCCAAACGGACTGAGGAGCAGCTG AGGTCCAGCCAGCTCAGAGATGCGCCTCGCGCCCCTGCCAGCACCTCCAGACCCAAGTGTGCTCGCTCCTCCTGCAAGAACATTCTGGCCTGTCGCGGAGAAGAGCTGTGCATGGAGTGCCAGCACCTCGGCCAGCGAGGGGTTCCAGGCACCTGCCGGGCTGAGCCCCTGCCTGAAGAGCCCCCGAAGCAGCGCTGCCGAGCCCCCGCCTGTGACCACTTCGGCAACACCAAGTGCAACGGCTACTGCAACGAGTGCTTCCAGTTCAAGCAGATGTACGGCTAG
- the TNFAIP3 gene encoding tumor necrosis factor alpha-induced protein 3 isoform X2 has product MAGSNPGVSCRQICRSDGKAGLTGWFFPPSLQVCWGTMAEPVLPQALYLSNMRKAVKIRERTPEDILKPTNGIIHHFKSMHRYTLEMFRMGQFCPQFREMIHKALIDRNFQGALESQRKLNWCREVRKLVALKTNGDGNCLMHAVSQYLWGVQDADLVLRKALFHTLKETDTRNFKFRWQLESLKSQEFVETGLCYDTRNWSEEWDNLVKMASADRPAARGGLQYNSLEEIHIFVLSNILRRPIIVLSDKMLRSLESGSNFAPVKVGGIYLPLHWPAQDCYRYPIVLGYHNQHFVPLVTLRDSGPEIRAVPLVNRDRGRFEDFKVHFLTDPENEMKEKLLKEYLMVLGIPVQGWDHGTTHLINAAKLDEANLPKEINLVDDYFELVQHEYKKWQENGERGRREAHTQSSLEPPVPQLSLMDVKCETPNCPFFMSVNTQPLCHECAERWQKRQSKPREQHSQPGPEALPVLAPEASWEEGREPFGWGSEELAGGPRSAPPTAPSLFLFSETTAMKCKSPGCPFTLNVQHNGFCERCHHARQLGTGHHTDPALHLDPGKCRACLQDATRTFNGICSACFKRTTTELAPNPSSGIPSSCHQRSKSDPSQLPVQSLVPPGCLAQAARTPEDRAGTSKCRKAGCMYFGTPENKGFCTLCFIEYRENKHLLAASGKASSTASRFQNAVPCLGRECGTLGSTMFEGYCQKCFIEAQSKRFHEAKRTEEQLRSSQLRDAPRAPASTSRPKCARSSCKNILACRGEELCMECQHLGQRGVPGTCRAEPLPEEPPKQRCRAPACDHFGNTKCNGYCNECFQFKQMYG; this is encoded by the exons ATGGCAGGCTCAAACCCTGGGGTGTCCTGCAGGCAGATATGTAGGAGTGATGGCAAAGCTGGGCTAACGGGGTGGTTTTTCCCCCCTTCTCTTCAGGTGTGCTGGGGCACGATGGCTGAACCAGTTCTTCCTCAGGCTTTGTATTTGAGCAATATGCGGAAAGCTGTGAAGATAAGAGAGAGGACTCCAGAGGATATTTTAAAACCTACCAATGGGATAATTCACCATTTTAAGTCCATGCACCGATACACCCTGGAAATGTTCAGGATGGGCCAGTTTTGTCCCCAGTTTCGAGAGATGATCCACAAAGCTCTCATCGACAGAAACTTCCAAGGTGCCCTGGAAAGCCAGAGGAAGCTCAACTGGTGTCGAGAAGTCAGGAAGCTGGTGGCGCTGAAAACGAACG GTGATGGGAACTGCCTCATGCATGCGGTCTCTCAGTACCTGTGGGGCGTCCAGGACGCGGACCTGGTGCTCAGGAAGGCTCTCTTCCACACCCTCAAGGAGACCGACACGCGCAACTTTAAATTCCGCTGGCAGCTGGAGTCGCTGAAATCCCAGGAATTCGTGGAGACGGGGCTCTGCTATGACACCCGG AACTGGAGCGAGGAGTGGGACAACCTCGTCAAAATGGCCTCTGCGGACCGGCCAGCTGCGCGCGGCGGGCTGCAGTATAACTCCCTGGAAGAAATACACATATTCGTCCTTTCCAACATCCTTAGGCGGCCCATCATTGTCCTTTCAG ACAAAATGCTGCGAAGTTTGGAGTCGGGTTCAAATTTTGCGCCCGTGAAGGTGGGCGGGATCTACCTGCCCCTCCACTGGCCGGCACAGGATTGCTACCGGTACCCCATCGTTCTCGGCTACCACAACCAGCACTTCGTCCCCCTGGTGACGCTGAGGGACAGTGGGCCAG AAATCCGAGCTGTTCCACTTGTTAACAGAGACCGAGGAAGATTTGAAGACTTCAAAGTTCACTTTTTGACCGATCCTGAaaatgagatgaaggaaaagCTATTAAAAGAATACTTGATGGTTCTAGGAATCCCGGTCCAAGGCTGGGATCATGGCACAACTCACTTGATTAACGCTGCAAA GTTGGACGAAGCTAACCTACCCAAAGAAATAAATCTGGTGGACGATTACTTTGAACTTGTTCAGCACGAGTACAAAAAGTGGCAGGAAAACGGTGAGCGGGGACGGAGAGAGGCGCACACCCAGAGCTCCCTAGAACCTCCCGTCCCCCAGCTCTCTCTCATGGATGTGAAATGCGAGACGCCAAACTGTCCTTTCTTCATGTCGGTGAACACACAGCCTCTGTGCCACGAGTGCGCCGAGAGATGGCAGAAGCGCCAAAGCAAGCCCCGCGAGCAGCACTCGCAGCCGGGCCCGGAGGCACTGCCCGTCCTGGCACCCGAGGCCTCCTGGGAGGAGGGACGTGAGCCCTTCGGCTGGGGCTCGGAGGAGCTGGCTGGGGGGCCCCGCTCGGCGCCCCCAACCGCACCCAGCCTCTTCCTGTTCAGTGAGACGACCGCCATGAAGTGCAAGAGCCCCGGCTGCCCCTTCACGCTCAACGTCCAGCACAACGGCTTCTGCGAGCGCTGCCACCATGCCCGGCAGCTGGGCACCGGCCACCACACGGACCCCGCCCTGCACCTTGATCCTGGCAAGTGCCGCGCGTGCCTCCAAGACGCTACCAGGACGTTTAATGGGATCTGCAGCGCTTGCTTCAAAAGGACTACGACAGAGCTCGCCCCCAACCCCAGCTCAGGCATCCCCTCTTCCTGCCACCAGCGATCCAAGTCGGACCCCTCCCAGCTGCCCGTCCAGAGCCTCGTCCCTCCTGGCTGCCTCGCGCAGGCCGCACGGACTCCCGAAGACAGGGCGGGCACGAGCAAGTGCAGGAAGGCCGgctgcatgtattttgggactCCGGAAAATAAGGGCTTCTGCACGCTGTGTTTCATCGAGTACAGAGAAAACAAAC ATCTCCTTGCTGCCTCTGGGAAAGCCAGTTCCACAGCCTCCAGGTTCCAGAACGCTGTTCCCTGCCTGGGCAGAGAGTGCGGTACCCTGGGGAGCACCATGTTTGAAGGCTACTGTCAGAAGTGTTTCATTGAAGCTCAGAGCAAGCGATTTCACGAGGCCAAACGGACTGAGGAGCAGCTG AGGTCCAGCCAGCTCAGAGATGCGCCTCGCGCCCCTGCCAGCACCTCCAGACCCAAGTGTGCTCGCTCCTCCTGCAAGAACATTCTGGCCTGTCGCGGAGAAGAGCTGTGCATGGAGTGCCAGCACCTCGGCCAGCGAGGGGTTCCAGGCACCTGCCGGGCTGAGCCCCTGCCTGAAGAGCCCCCGAAGCAGCGCTGCCGAGCCCCCGCCTGTGACCACTTCGGCAACACCAAGTGCAACGGCTACTGCAACGAGTGCTTCCAGTTCAAGCAGATGTACGGCTAG
- the TNFAIP3 gene encoding tumor necrosis factor alpha-induced protein 3 isoform X1: MAGSNPGVSCRQICRSDGKAGLTGWFFPPSLQVCWGTMAEPVLPQALYLSNMRKAVKIRERTPEDILKPTNGIIHHFKSMHRYTLEMFRMGQFCPQFREMIHKALIDRNFQGALESQRKLNWCREVRKLVALKTNGDGNCLMHAVSQYLWGVQDADLVLRKALFHTLKETDTRNFKFRWQLESLKSQEFVETGLCYDTRNWSEEWDNLVKMASADRPAARGGLQYNSLEEIHIFVLSNILRRPIIVLSADKMLRSLESGSNFAPVKVGGIYLPLHWPAQDCYRYPIVLGYHNQHFVPLVTLRDSGPEIRAVPLVNRDRGRFEDFKVHFLTDPENEMKEKLLKEYLMVLGIPVQGWDHGTTHLINAAKLDEANLPKEINLVDDYFELVQHEYKKWQENGERGRREAHTQSSLEPPVPQLSLMDVKCETPNCPFFMSVNTQPLCHECAERWQKRQSKPREQHSQPGPEALPVLAPEASWEEGREPFGWGSEELAGGPRSAPPTAPSLFLFSETTAMKCKSPGCPFTLNVQHNGFCERCHHARQLGTGHHTDPALHLDPGKCRACLQDATRTFNGICSACFKRTTTELAPNPSSGIPSSCHQRSKSDPSQLPVQSLVPPGCLAQAARTPEDRAGTSKCRKAGCMYFGTPENKGFCTLCFIEYRENKHLLAASGKASSTASRFQNAVPCLGRECGTLGSTMFEGYCQKCFIEAQSKRFHEAKRTEEQLRSSQLRDAPRAPASTSRPKCARSSCKNILACRGEELCMECQHLGQRGVPGTCRAEPLPEEPPKQRCRAPACDHFGNTKCNGYCNECFQFKQMYG, translated from the exons ATGGCAGGCTCAAACCCTGGGGTGTCCTGCAGGCAGATATGTAGGAGTGATGGCAAAGCTGGGCTAACGGGGTGGTTTTTCCCCCCTTCTCTTCAGGTGTGCTGGGGCACGATGGCTGAACCAGTTCTTCCTCAGGCTTTGTATTTGAGCAATATGCGGAAAGCTGTGAAGATAAGAGAGAGGACTCCAGAGGATATTTTAAAACCTACCAATGGGATAATTCACCATTTTAAGTCCATGCACCGATACACCCTGGAAATGTTCAGGATGGGCCAGTTTTGTCCCCAGTTTCGAGAGATGATCCACAAAGCTCTCATCGACAGAAACTTCCAAGGTGCCCTGGAAAGCCAGAGGAAGCTCAACTGGTGTCGAGAAGTCAGGAAGCTGGTGGCGCTGAAAACGAACG GTGATGGGAACTGCCTCATGCATGCGGTCTCTCAGTACCTGTGGGGCGTCCAGGACGCGGACCTGGTGCTCAGGAAGGCTCTCTTCCACACCCTCAAGGAGACCGACACGCGCAACTTTAAATTCCGCTGGCAGCTGGAGTCGCTGAAATCCCAGGAATTCGTGGAGACGGGGCTCTGCTATGACACCCGG AACTGGAGCGAGGAGTGGGACAACCTCGTCAAAATGGCCTCTGCGGACCGGCCAGCTGCGCGCGGCGGGCTGCAGTATAACTCCCTGGAAGAAATACACATATTCGTCCTTTCCAACATCCTTAGGCGGCCCATCATTGTCCTTTCAG cAGACAAAATGCTGCGAAGTTTGGAGTCGGGTTCAAATTTTGCGCCCGTGAAGGTGGGCGGGATCTACCTGCCCCTCCACTGGCCGGCACAGGATTGCTACCGGTACCCCATCGTTCTCGGCTACCACAACCAGCACTTCGTCCCCCTGGTGACGCTGAGGGACAGTGGGCCAG AAATCCGAGCTGTTCCACTTGTTAACAGAGACCGAGGAAGATTTGAAGACTTCAAAGTTCACTTTTTGACCGATCCTGAaaatgagatgaaggaaaagCTATTAAAAGAATACTTGATGGTTCTAGGAATCCCGGTCCAAGGCTGGGATCATGGCACAACTCACTTGATTAACGCTGCAAA GTTGGACGAAGCTAACCTACCCAAAGAAATAAATCTGGTGGACGATTACTTTGAACTTGTTCAGCACGAGTACAAAAAGTGGCAGGAAAACGGTGAGCGGGGACGGAGAGAGGCGCACACCCAGAGCTCCCTAGAACCTCCCGTCCCCCAGCTCTCTCTCATGGATGTGAAATGCGAGACGCCAAACTGTCCTTTCTTCATGTCGGTGAACACACAGCCTCTGTGCCACGAGTGCGCCGAGAGATGGCAGAAGCGCCAAAGCAAGCCCCGCGAGCAGCACTCGCAGCCGGGCCCGGAGGCACTGCCCGTCCTGGCACCCGAGGCCTCCTGGGAGGAGGGACGTGAGCCCTTCGGCTGGGGCTCGGAGGAGCTGGCTGGGGGGCCCCGCTCGGCGCCCCCAACCGCACCCAGCCTCTTCCTGTTCAGTGAGACGACCGCCATGAAGTGCAAGAGCCCCGGCTGCCCCTTCACGCTCAACGTCCAGCACAACGGCTTCTGCGAGCGCTGCCACCATGCCCGGCAGCTGGGCACCGGCCACCACACGGACCCCGCCCTGCACCTTGATCCTGGCAAGTGCCGCGCGTGCCTCCAAGACGCTACCAGGACGTTTAATGGGATCTGCAGCGCTTGCTTCAAAAGGACTACGACAGAGCTCGCCCCCAACCCCAGCTCAGGCATCCCCTCTTCCTGCCACCAGCGATCCAAGTCGGACCCCTCCCAGCTGCCCGTCCAGAGCCTCGTCCCTCCTGGCTGCCTCGCGCAGGCCGCACGGACTCCCGAAGACAGGGCGGGCACGAGCAAGTGCAGGAAGGCCGgctgcatgtattttgggactCCGGAAAATAAGGGCTTCTGCACGCTGTGTTTCATCGAGTACAGAGAAAACAAAC ATCTCCTTGCTGCCTCTGGGAAAGCCAGTTCCACAGCCTCCAGGTTCCAGAACGCTGTTCCCTGCCTGGGCAGAGAGTGCGGTACCCTGGGGAGCACCATGTTTGAAGGCTACTGTCAGAAGTGTTTCATTGAAGCTCAGAGCAAGCGATTTCACGAGGCCAAACGGACTGAGGAGCAGCTG AGGTCCAGCCAGCTCAGAGATGCGCCTCGCGCCCCTGCCAGCACCTCCAGACCCAAGTGTGCTCGCTCCTCCTGCAAGAACATTCTGGCCTGTCGCGGAGAAGAGCTGTGCATGGAGTGCCAGCACCTCGGCCAGCGAGGGGTTCCAGGCACCTGCCGGGCTGAGCCCCTGCCTGAAGAGCCCCCGAAGCAGCGCTGCCGAGCCCCCGCCTGTGACCACTTCGGCAACACCAAGTGCAACGGCTACTGCAACGAGTGCTTCCAGTTCAAGCAGATGTACGGCTAG